Genomic window (Desulforapulum autotrophicum HRM2):
GCTGAAAATGGGCATCTTCCAATTGGCTGGATGAGCGTACCGCCAGGGGGACCTTGAACTGGGATAAAAATTTTTTGAGCTGCCGGATCAGCCATGAAGGCAGTTCTGCACGAAGAAAAACATTAACCACCTCTTCCACGGAATGCTTCTGACGTTCAAAATTTTCCAGGTTGTTTTGGGTAATAAACGCCTCAAAAACATCCGTACACAGGACCAGGGTCTTGGGAATCTGGATCCGGAATTTTGGATGGTTCTTATGGATGTCGCTCGCCTGTTCCAGAAGTCCTGACATGAAAGCCAGGCCCCGACCTTTGCCTCCCAGGGAACCTTGGCCGATTTTGACAAACTCTTTGACATCTGAATCAAAATAATTCTCGTTAAACGTCGACACCACACCCTTGTTCTTGAATTTTCTCAACTCGTGGATATTGGTTATGATAAACTTTCTAAGTTCATCCGGGCTGCTGAAATCATCGCTTTTGCAGGCTCTGAATTTCAGGGCAAGATCGATTTCTGACCGGGCCATGAGCCAGGATGAAAAATGATCCCGATCGGCATGGTAGACGAGGGATTCATCGGGAATGGTGGGCAGCTTTGATTCCAGTTGCATCAGGGTGGTTGCAATGTCTATGTTACGGCCATTGGGCATGCAGAAGACAAAATTACCGAATCCCAGATGGTTCAGGAAAAACAGACGGGTTGAATGGACTAGGTTGGGATGATTCTTGTCTAAAAACAGGGCTGGAATCTGGTCGGCTTTTTTACTGTTTTTTCTCTCTGAACTCATCAGGAGTAAGGGAATACCGCGGATCTGGCGGCGGATGTTGGAAAACAGTTTAATGCCGGCTTCTGGATCAAGACTGCCGTTTCTGGGAAAGCGTGTATCCGAGATGATGCACAGCAAAAAATCCTTGTAACGTTCATACAACGCCTGGGCCTGCTCGTAATTTTTTGCCAGGAGCAGTTTTGGCCTTGCACGCATGGTTAGAAGCTTCATGCTGTCATTGAGATCCGTTGCCAGAAGCGCCTGGGTCTGGGTAACAATCTCCTTGTAGATGATGGGCAGCATAAAAGAATAGAACTCGGGACAATCCTCCACCAGGATAACGACCCTCACATTGGCCAGACGAGTATCGTTGTCAACATTGATATGATCTTCAGCATTTTTGATGAGGGTGATCAGAAGGTCGGAATTGCCTGACCAGATGAAAATAGTATCTATGCCGTTGACGCACTGGGAATCATATCCCGCCGGAAGCGCCCTGATGCTTGGAGAAAGGAGAATGACCCTTAGATCAGGCTGAACAACCTTGATCTCCCGGCCCAGGGAAAAAATATCCGTTTCCTTCAGGTGGGGCACGATAAGAACCAGGTCAAACCGTTTTTCAGCCAGCAAATCAAGGGCTTCCCGGGCTGAGGAGGCCCCGGTGATTACCGGCGGATAGCGCAGGTTCAGTCCGCTGTATTCATTGATTATCTTGGATGCAAGACTGCCATCCTCTTCCATGTTGAAAATATTATAGGGGCTTGAAATCAGGAGAACTTCCTTGATCTCATACGTCATGATCTCCCGATAGATGTTGGAACGGGCATGATACTTACTGACCAGTTTTGTATTTTTTTCGTTCCTCGTCATGCAGTGCCTCAGTCAGAGAATTGAACCTCCATATGGATGTTGTCTTCACCATGTATCAAGCCATGTGCCCCATGTTTCCCCGGGCAATAATGTATGCAAAATTCACGAATGAACGTTTGACATGACTATCTGATATCAGCACTTTAGGCAACTCGACAATACTACAGGTATAATGCGGTAAAACCTTACGCGTTATCCATATCCTTTTATCCTTGATGGGTTGAAAATAGTTATAAGATACGGATGGTTATAATGGTTTTGAAATACCATATGCTGTGACCTGGAAATGGTTGAAAAAAACGCCCTGGTCCTTTATAGGCCCCAGCCGGGTAGCAAAAAAGCCATAACACTGTTAAATCAATGTCAGGGTAAAAACAGGTATTTTTCCGGTTACGTCCTTAAGGAGACTCCATGGACATCCATTTAGACCCATTTGTATTGGCAGCAGAGGATACGGATATTATCAATACTGCCCAGCGCGTTCACCTTGCCCCTGAAGTATTATACGAGGCCGTCATCGATTTATCGTCCCAGGGGCTTCTCACGGCCCGGTGTGTCAACATGGCTGCCTTCATTCTCCTGGAAGAGCTGGGCCTTCCCAATTATTTTTTTCAGAACATCGGGGTGGAATCCCTGAAACATCTGCTGGGATCCATTGCCAACAGTATCACGATTGAGGATGGAGAGGTCAGACTTTACGGCCGGGTGGCCCACGTGGATTTTGGCCTGAATCAGGCCAGTAATTTTCAAAGGCTCCGAATCGCCACCCGGGAGACCCGGGACGACATGGAAAAACTCTTGGAGGATCTTATCTCCGGCCATCGCAGGGAATACTATTACAGCCCGAAAAATAAGTATTATACTTACATTGTTCGGCCTGAAACCGTTCAGGATTTCTCCGGGGAGGACTTTAGCGGGTCCAGGTTTCTGTTTTCCCTGGCAGGGGATTATACTGCCACGCCAAAATCCACCCGCAAACGTTACGAAGCCTTTCTGGATGTTTGCCAAACAGCGGTTATCCCCCTGATTGAGGTCTTTAATCTTCCGGAAACAGGTGAAACCCGTCTGATGTTCAATAGCGATTTTGCCTGTCCCCAGCTGCCTGCCTTGAGAAAACTGATGAATGATCATGGTTTTGAATTGATTCGGGCCTATTGGGAGCCTTACCGGACTCAATCCACTGTTCCCTCGTCCATCTGTTCGCTCTATGTTCAAGGCGAATTGCCCAGGCGTAAGGAAACGGCGCTTCGGGCCGATCTTGGGGCTTTTCTCTGCCTTGGTGTCAACGGTATGGAAAAGCTGTACATCACGGGAAAGCTGACTTTTCAGGAAATGCTCTTTGCCAGCAATGCCGTAGGGTTCACCCATCTGTTTATTTTCAAGGAGCGCGATAACGCCACGGACAGGGAAATCATTGAAGGCCTTGCCACCATGGATCAAAAGGATGTCTTTGCATCACGTCTTCAGAGCTACAACAAATCCACCTACGGTTCAGACCTGATCCTGAAAATGGCAAAATCACATCCAGACCTGATCAAATTTCTTTACAATCTGTTTGAGCATCGTTTTAATCCGGCCCTTAAAACGCGGCTGAACCCTAATGCACTTGTGGAAAAGTACCAGGAGTTCAAAAAGCTGATCTCAACCCGGTTCATGGACTCAAGTCTTGGATACGATATTTTCAATTTCATGTTTAAAATGGTGGATTGCACCCTGAAAACTAATTTCTACAAGCAGGAGAAACGATCGTTTTCCTTCCGCTTTGACAACCGGATCCTTGACCCCATTGTTTTCAGTCAATTTGTTTACGGCATCTTTTATGTCAACGGACATTATGCCTGCGGTACCCATCTCCGGGCCGGTGACATTGCCCGGGGCGGGCTTCGACTGATCCGAGTCTCTGCTTCCAACCACGCCATTGAGCTGGATAATGCCGTGCTTCTCAACTACGCCCTTGGGCCCAAGACCCAACGTCTCAAACATAAAGACATCTGTGAAAGCGGCTCAAAAGGCGTTGTGGTGCCCCATTCCCTGTATGCAGACTACAGCGAAGATGCCATTTCCGATTATACCGAAGGCATCATGGACCTTGTGCTGGGCGATCCTTCCATCATCGATTATTTCGGAGAGCCGGAAATGATTTTTTTTGATCCGGATGAAGGCACAGCCCCCTTCATGGATGCGGTTTCATTCAGAGCCAGGGACAGGGGCTATAAACACTGGCGCACCATCACCACCGGCAAAAGCTTTGGAATTCCCCACGGCACCTATGGCATGCTGGACAACAACGACCTGTTCGGCCTGTTTAACCGTAGCAACAACGGTGTTGAACTCCAGATCAATGAAAAATCTGTGATAACCACTCAAGATATGGATGAAATTTATGATGCCATCGGCGGCCGAATCGAAACCAGTGGAATGACCACCACCGGTATCATGAGCTCATTCAGGGCGCTGATCCATCATTCGGGACACCGGGAAGAGGATCTGAACCTGATGATGACCGGCGGACCCGACGGTGATCTGGGCGCCAACGTCATCCAATGCTACAAGGGCAATATCTGCCTGATCGTTGACGGCGGCTCCATACTGTTTGATCCCGATGGACTGGACAAGCGTGAACTCATAAAAATTGCTTTCATGCGCCACACCTCTCCCAGGGCCAACTCCCTTGCTTATCCTGTCGAAAAACTGAGTGCCCAGGGATTCAGGGTCCCTGTTTCAGCCAAAAATATCACCCTTCCAGATGGCACTTTTGTGGAAGAAGGCACCCTGTTCCACAGAACGTTTCTGTACGATCCGGCCAATCGTAAACGAATCAGCCAGGCCAAGGTCAGGGCCTTTATCCCCTGCGGAGGATTCAAGGACACGATCCACCACGGCAATGTGAAACTATTTGTCTCCATGTTCAAGGACCTTGAATTCATTGTCGAAGGTGCCAACGTATTTTTTGACAACGCAGCCAGGCGGTATATTGCCGCCCAAACCGCCATCCGCCAGATCAAAGATTCAACGGCAAACAAGGGTGGTGTGTTCTCCAGTTCCATTGCCGAGGTCCTCACCGCCTTTCTCCTTGGCGACGACTACGAAAAAAAACTCCTCAACGACACGACCACCCGCTGGGCACTGATCCGGGACATCATGCTTCTGGTGGACGAGTATGCCATAGAGGAAACCGTGATGCTTATCAGACTCCATGAGGCCGACCGATCTATTCCCCTGTTTGTTTTGTCCGAACAGACCAGTGAACAGATTTTCGCCTTCCAGGCCACCCTTTATAGCCGGATTTCTGAACTCACGAGCAACCATTCCCTGGTGTGGGGAGTTCTGGAACATTATATCCCCGGCATTCTGATCAAGCGCCTGGGTAAAAAAAAGATTTTGGACATCCTGAATTCAGGGGAGCTCAAACCCTACAGGGATGCCATCCTGACTAAAAAAATGGCATCCCTGGCCTTCTATAAATATGGCATCCAATGGGAAGCATTCCTTGCAGACATTGACTATCGGTTTGAGGCAGCCCTGGCAAGTGCCGTGGACTGATCTTGGCTGCCTTGATACCCAAAAGGGCTTTCTATGGGCTGTTTCTCATGCTTTTTAATTCTTTTATCCCTTTTAACAAGAGGTTAGATTATTGTGTTTGGTCCGACCCCTTTTTTTGAGGCTCACCGAAATCTTCGATTCGGTTTCGTCCTCTTGTCTTAGCCTCATAAAGGGCCTTGTCGGCGATGCAAACTAAATCGCTTGCCGATTGTTTCCTGTCTGGAATGCAAACACCTATACCTATGCTAATGGTTATGATGCCAAACAAACTGTCTTCATTCATCAAAGCCATTGCCTGAACCGCCCGTCGAAGTTTCTCGGCCAATTCACGGGCCCCGGCCAAGTCAGTTCCGGCAGAAATAATGCTGAATTCTTCCCCGCCGTATCGAGCCACGAAATCACCTGCTCTGCACAAATTGGTCACCAAAGCGGATGCCACTTTTTTAAGGCACTCGTCTCCTGCCTGGTGTCCATAGCTGTCGTTAAATTTTTTAAAGTGATCAACATCAATCATAATCAGGGTCAAAGGTTGAAATGTCCGCACGGCCCTGGCCCATTCTGTCCCAAGGACCTCGTCAAAATGACGACGGTTTGCAAGTCCGGTCAAAAAATCCGTTACAGAAAGTTCCGCAAGTTTGTTGTTCACTATCGCCAATTCTTGCGCTTTTTGTTCAAGTTCAACGCAGATCTTCTCGACTTTTTGGTTGCTGAGGCGCAAATCAGCTTCCCGTCGGTCTGCCTCAATCGCTGTTCTTCGAAATTGATGGA
Coding sequences:
- a CDS encoding NAD-glutamate dehydrogenase domain-containing protein, which codes for MDIHLDPFVLAAEDTDIINTAQRVHLAPEVLYEAVIDLSSQGLLTARCVNMAAFILLEELGLPNYFFQNIGVESLKHLLGSIANSITIEDGEVRLYGRVAHVDFGLNQASNFQRLRIATRETRDDMEKLLEDLISGHRREYYYSPKNKYYTYIVRPETVQDFSGEDFSGSRFLFSLAGDYTATPKSTRKRYEAFLDVCQTAVIPLIEVFNLPETGETRLMFNSDFACPQLPALRKLMNDHGFELIRAYWEPYRTQSTVPSSICSLYVQGELPRRKETALRADLGAFLCLGVNGMEKLYITGKLTFQEMLFASNAVGFTHLFIFKERDNATDREIIEGLATMDQKDVFASRLQSYNKSTYGSDLILKMAKSHPDLIKFLYNLFEHRFNPALKTRLNPNALVEKYQEFKKLISTRFMDSSLGYDIFNFMFKMVDCTLKTNFYKQEKRSFSFRFDNRILDPIVFSQFVYGIFYVNGHYACGTHLRAGDIARGGLRLIRVSASNHAIELDNAVLLNYALGPKTQRLKHKDICESGSKGVVVPHSLYADYSEDAISDYTEGIMDLVLGDPSIIDYFGEPEMIFFDPDEGTAPFMDAVSFRARDRGYKHWRTITTGKSFGIPHGTYGMLDNNDLFGLFNRSNNGVELQINEKSVITTQDMDEIYDAIGGRIETSGMTTTGIMSSFRALIHHSGHREEDLNLMMTGGPDGDLGANVIQCYKGNICLIVDGGSILFDPDGLDKRELIKIAFMRHTSPRANSLAYPVEKLSAQGFRVPVSAKNITLPDGTFVEEGTLFHRTFLYDPANRKRISQAKVRAFIPCGGFKDTIHHGNVKLFVSMFKDLEFIVEGANVFFDNAARRYIAAQTAIRQIKDSTANKGGVFSSSIAEVLTAFLLGDDYEKKLLNDTTTRWALIRDIMLLVDEYAIEETVMLIRLHEADRSIPLFVLSEQTSEQIFAFQATLYSRISELTSNHSLVWGVLEHYIPGILIKRLGKKKILDILNSGELKPYRDAILTKKMASLAFYKYGIQWEAFLADIDYRFEAALASAVD
- a CDS encoding PEP/pyruvate-binding domain-containing protein translates to MTRNEKNTKLVSKYHARSNIYREIMTYEIKEVLLISSPYNIFNMEEDGSLASKIINEYSGLNLRYPPVITGASSAREALDLLAEKRFDLVLIVPHLKETDIFSLGREIKVVQPDLRVILLSPSIRALPAGYDSQCVNGIDTIFIWSGNSDLLITLIKNAEDHINVDNDTRLANVRVVILVEDCPEFYSFMLPIIYKEIVTQTQALLATDLNDSMKLLTMRARPKLLLAKNYEQAQALYERYKDFLLCIISDTRFPRNGSLDPEAGIKLFSNIRRQIRGIPLLLMSSERKNSKKADQIPALFLDKNHPNLVHSTRLFFLNHLGFGNFVFCMPNGRNIDIATTLMQLESKLPTIPDESLVYHADRDHFSSWLMARSEIDLALKFRACKSDDFSSPDELRKFIITNIHELRKFKNKGVVSTFNENYFDSDVKEFVKIGQGSLGGKGRGLAFMSGLLEQASDIHKNHPKFRIQIPKTLVLCTDVFEAFITQNNLENFERQKHSVEEVVNVFLRAELPSWLIRQLKKFLSQFKVPLAVRSSSQLEDAHFQPYAGLYKTYKIPNNHPDLSMRICHLANAIKLVFASTYYDDAKAFHRSTSSHPFHDSMAVIVQALAGQQHGDYFYPAVSGVAQSIDYYPFSRMKSEDGIAHIALGLGKTVVDGEKCLRFSPGNPQILPQFSLVDDILKNAQTTFYALKTNDYSDELNFGRYSNLEKRNLDEALEDYPVQVLSSTYIPDENRIRDTWSASGPKLLTFASILKYNSPPLAPLLADLLDLGGKEFGGPVEIEFSVNLYPGQQQPSDFHFLQIRSMAGHEKQQTTHISQQDINAAFCYSSAALGNGIVEDITDIVYVTPQTFSVDATLKIAEEICRINASLVEANRRYLLIGPGRWGGSDRWLGIPVKWHAISGIGAIIELRNEQLNADPSQGSHFFHNITSLGIPYITVNELTRNSQESNPDFIDWTWLEECEAVCETQYLRHVRLSAPILIKMDGKKSRCVIISR